The Dreissena polymorpha isolate Duluth1 chromosome 2, UMN_Dpol_1.0, whole genome shotgun sequence nucleotide sequence ACTTTAGACAGCTTCAGgactgtaatatttattttaataaatcaaagccgTCGTCATGTGTTGATTAACGTTAtgcaaatatacaaaaacatgCCCCTTTTTAATTTGCATCTGCATAATAGAAACCTTATTGTAGCTCGGGGTTCTTTATTTATTGCGATGATTGCCGGGCCATATATTATAcatgtgagcctcgctctgggaaaacagggcttaatgcatgtgcgtagataTTCGTCcagaataagcctgtgcagtccgcttttttgttttaaggaagtatcTTCTCAACTcaatccagtataggcggaaagggTAGTCCATGGTTAGCTTTttcagactgcacgggctaatctgggacgaatctttatgcacatgcattaagcccagttttcccagagcgagactaatTATTCTTATTCATTGTCCGTATACTACCAGTACCGTAAACCACTTCACGCAAGATTGTGAACTCGCCATGACCTACAAGTTATCagataattgaaacaaattagtATCACGAGTTTACGTTGACATAGTACGGTTAAGGGCACACCGTAATCGTGTTCATTTGATTTAGTTTCAACAGACACTATCTATTGTATTATGCAGTTTTGTTTAACCAATTATCTGCGTTGTGATTCTGGACTTATATTATAAGGTATTTCGGAAAACCTCAGCGAAACTGTTGAAAGATAATAACACAGATTATAATCAACATTATACTAGCGCAATTTTAACAGCCATATATCAACACATGAAACAGTGAATAGCACatgttataaaataacatttatacaaCAACACTTAAATATTACATTGTGCTTTTTCTgtggtaaaaaatacaaaatgtttaataCTAATCAAATAAATTTTCACGCAGatgaatatgtatttttaaatttaactttaaaatagcaATCAATGGAACTCCATAAACTATTTCATGACGTTTTTATTTCGGTCTTATCTACTGTGTTAACTACTGAACACCATAGACATATAATTATCAAAACTTGAATCACCTCCTATGAAGGCCAATGCAaagtatgtttttttatacattttatgccTAGCCAAGCTTCACTTTTACTgaagaataaataaaaaagtgaacGTGTGTCTAAAAATATATCAGCCAATGGCCTTTTGCAGATTATAAATGAATGTATACATTCAAAAAGGTTCTTCACAAAGCAATTTGGTGTACTTATGTTGAACGTGACGAAAATCTTTAAGATGCTTTGTATTAAAGATGTTAGTACAAAACCAAATATTGTCCGTCTATAAACGACAGCAAAACGacgcaaaacaatattttgtacagatttattttgaaatgatttataaattgaaaTCGTCGTCATTATTTGACTTAAAATAATACGGAAGTTTAAAAGAAAGATAAAAGAGTATGTAACTGAATTAGTGAATTTAGTTTCATCAATTGTTGCATTAACTTTGTTGTATTAATTGAACTGCAACCAATCGAATGGTCATTACTAATGCAAAGCTGATATCATTTGCAGGGCCAGTGTGACGCACTATTAAAGAGTCTTTCGTTGGCCCATGGACATCATGGAACAAAATGTCTCCACCACGAACGGTATAATCACTTTCAATATGATGGCAGCAATGTGTCATAACAACAGAGGCATTGGCTACCAGGGTGATCTGCCATGGCCAAAATTGAAGTAAGTATACGAATAGTTTTGGGAAAAAATGGGCTGCATGCatttgcaaaaagtgtcgtccgatTTTAGCCTGTGTacacattccgcttttacggACCTCTCGGTATAAAGGAGATATCTGCTAAACGAAAACccggtttaggcggaaagtttagTCCCTTGTTAATTTTGACGtgacttcacgcacatgcattaagtcaattTTTCTCAGAACGAAGTTTGATTTGtctcaaaaattaaaaacaatatatgcgTAGACATAAACTTATGTACAAAGAACTAAACAATCCGTCAACAATAAGCAATAAAATATCGATTTGTAAATAGTTATCTTCACTCTGTCTGCTTACGACATTTTAAATTGCTGTCCATATACAACGTTGCTTTTTGACTATTGAATACAGGAACAAAATCAACCTCGCTTTagtaaaactgggctaaatgcatgtgcgtaaattgtcatcccactTTAGCCTCTACAGTCCGCATTGGCTAATTAGATACGACACTTTTTGCGGATATGTAATTTACCCGTAAGGATATCGCTTCTATCCGAAAATCCAGCTTTTTTCAGAAAGGGGGATGACAATCTACACTTATACAGGcatatctgggattacactttgtGCACacgcattaagaccagttttcccaaaacaaagcTCATTTTTCTTTACCTACTATGCTTGCAAGTTTATGTCTGTTTACAGGGCCGATTTTGAGTATTATTTAAAGACCACATCCACACACAAAAAAGGTAATATTGTTAACATGAAACTCGGTCTGTAGAAACGAGTATTATtgcattttcgtttaaatgtcgCCACACATTAGCCATGCAGTCCGCGATGaggaaagacactttccacctaaactgatTTTCGCTAGGAATAGACTTTTAACCGAAAGTAGAATATCAGCGGGAAGTTtgcggactttacaggctaacactgtacgcacatgtaaAAAGCTCCATTTTCCAAGAACACGACCCATATAGCACAGCGGCTAAATTGATTGATTTAAAGTGTTCCAGACTATGTTTTCCCGTTTTCCATGATTAAGTTAACCCTAGACACATTTTTAGTTATTGAGAAGAACGTTTAATGGATTACACAAGATTACTATCGTTAATGTTTGTCATTCAAATAAAGACATGAATTATGTTGATAGTCCCTTCATGTTCTTTATATCCATTTACAGTTGTTGTATTTTAATCCAGACTCCAGTTtgatgattgtacatgtacatggccGTAAGAGCTGGGCGGGATGTACGGACTTTCAGGCGAGCTATGGAGGCGTATATCACATCGTCTGTAGTCAGTCACGTGACCCAAGGTGCGTCTACCTCATGTTCTGCAGCCTATGCTATTTCAATTGTCATTCTAGAATGTCGTCAGCATCCGTAAACCGTGCACTTAGCAACACATGTTTATGGCATgcgaaaaaatgaaaatatgtaaacaaggTCACTAAAATACACTTGGAAATAAAACCCGACTTCAAAGCATCATTATTTATAACCAAAGCCAATACAAATTAAtcattatttgatttaattactTTTTAAGTTCACAACGGCTAAGAAACAATAGAGCAGCAGCATTATCACTTTTTTAGGCACGAGGCAATAAAACAAGTACAAGTATAGTATCAGCTAAATAATACTGCACGTTTTCTTTGTAAAAGGTGTCTGATAAAGTAACAAATTATCAAATGTATTGTCATATCGCAATTCCGCATGTGCATTTCCGCTTGTAGTATCAAGACACACCCGAATCTTCTGACGGTGGCCGGAAGTGTACCTGAGGCTCTCGAGTACATCGCAGATCTGAACCGGAACGGAAAATTGGACAGCGTCTGGATAATGGGTGGTGCAGGCATATACCAGGTATAAGGCTTTTAATACTTATTGTTTCTGAAATAAACCTaataccaaaataaaaatatgataatctGATAGTTATAAAGCCTAATATTCGAGGCAAAATATCTCTTTCAGAACAAAcatgagcataatgcatgtgcgtatagtgctTGGTGTGTTTTCCCAGGCTAATTTCTGACTACACCTTCCTATTGTTTTGTAGCGAAAATCCAACGTATACATTAAGTaacgtccctaattagcctgtacggactgcgcacatctgatacgacacttcatgcacatctgacacgacacttcatgcacatctgacacgacacttcatgcacatctgacacaaCACTTCacattagcctgtacggactacgcaaacttgacacgacacttcatgcacatctgatgcgacacttcatgcacatctgatacgacacttcatgcacatctgatacgacacttcatgcacatctgatacgacacttcatgcacatctgattcacttcatgcacatctgatacgacacttcacgcacatctgacacgacacttcatgcacatctgatacgacacttcatgcacatctgacacgacatttcatgcacatctgatacgacacttcatgcacatctgacacgacacttcatgcacatctgacacgacacttcatgcacatctgatacgacacttcatgcacatctgatacgacacttcatgcacatctgacacgacacttcatgcacatcggacacgacacttcatgcacatctgacacgacacttcatgcacatctgacacgacacttcatgcagaTCTGATACGACACATCATGcaaatctgatacgacacttcatgcacatctgacacgacattTCATGCCAATAttatacgacacttcatgcacatctgatacgacactttgtgcacatctGATACggcacttcatgcacatctgatacgacacttcatgcacatctgacacgacacttcacgcaaacctgacacgacacttcatgcacatctgatacgacacttcatgcacatctgatacgacactttatgcacatctgatacgacacttcatgcacatctgacacgacacttcatgcaaatctgatacgacacttcatgcacatctgatacttcacttcatgcacatctgatacgacacttcatgcacatctgatacgacacttcatgcacatctgatacgacacttcatgcacatctgatacgacacttcatgcacatctgacacgacacttcatgcaaatCTGATACGAAATTTCATGCACAtttgatacgacacttcatgcacatctgatacgacacttcatgcacaaaTGAtttgacacttcatgcacatctgatacgacacttcatgcacatctgatacgacacttcatgcaaatctgatacgacactgcatgcacatctgatacgacacttcatgtaaatctgatacgacacttcatgcacatctgatacgacacttcattcACATCCTatacgacacttcacgcacatatgatacgacacttcatgcacatctgatacgacacttcacgcacatctgatacgacacttcatgcacatctgatacgacacttcatgcacatctgacacgacacttcattcacatctgatacgacacttcatgcacatctgataatAGACtccatgcacatctgacacgacacttcattcacatctgacacgacacttcatgcacatctgatacgacactatATGCACATCTGATGCgaaacttcatgcacatctgattcgacacttcatgcacatctgacacgacacttcatgcacatctgacacgacacttcatgcatatctgatacgacacttcatgcacatctgatacgacacttcatgcacatctgacacgacacttcatgcacatctgacacgacacctcatgcacatctgatacgacacttcatgcacatctgatacgacacttcatgcacatctgacacgacacttcatgcacatctgacacgacacttcatgcacatctgacacgacacctcatgcacatctgatacgacacttcatgcacatctgatacgacacttcatgcacatctgacacgacacttcatgcacatctgacacgacacctcatgcacatctgacacgacacttcatgcacatctgacacgacacttcatgcacatctgatacgacacttcatgcacatctgatacgacacttcatgcagatctgatacgacacttcatgcacatctgacacgacacttcatgcacatctgacacgacacttcatgcacatctgacacgacacttcatgcacatctgacacgacacttcatgcacatctgacacgacacttcatgcacatctgatacgacacttcatgcacatctgacacgacacttcatgcacatctgatacgacacttcatgcacatctgataatACACtccatgcacatctgacacgacacttcattcACATCTGCACgatacttcatgcacatctgacacgacacttcatgcacaactgatacgacacttcatgcacatctgatacgacacttcatgcacatctgatacgacacttcattcacatctgacacgacacttcatgcacatctgatacgacacttcatgcacatctgatacgacacttcatgcacatctgacacgacacttcatgcacatctgatacgacacttcatgcacatctgacacgacacttcatgcacatctgacacgacacttcatgcacatctgatacgacacttcatgcacatctgatacgacacttcatgcacatgagTTAGGTCCGCTTTCCCAGAAGCAAGGCTAAAGTGAATTGAGACCATTCGACCACGTGATAAAGTGATATTGCTAAAGTATGTATGCTCGATGCTCAAAATAATATAGCTTGAATTTATTTACGCATCTGAATTCGGGTGACACAAGCTACTATAATAACGTTTGTTGAGCATTAACGTTCCAAGGGGATGGTTAGTCTAAAACCTGTGAACGATTCTATAATACTGATGTGTTATGTACTTAAAAGATGCCTATCTTACCTGCAATATGGTCGAGTCTATTTAAATAGggtttaattgatttaattgatgGACTACACGTGTACAGTAGCGCCTTCTTTATCCACTCTCTTAGACGAGTctaacaattgttttgtttactGCAGGAGTGCCTGTCTCATCCGCTCTGTGGACGAATCTATCTCACTCACGTGTACAAGGACTTTCCGTCAGACACATTTTTCCCGCCTTTTGATGACGACTTCCGAGAAGTAAAGTAGGGATTACATGTCGCATGTGCGgtttaaatttcaatatatttacttaCTTTGTCCAGTTATCTTAACGAGTTTGAAGAAGTTAGTgaagcatttaaataaaaaactttatAAACACGATGTAGtgctaattattaaattattagttGTTTAAAGGCTATAATTGGTGAAAGACACAGACGGATTAATTAAATCCGTGTTGCTTCACGATAACACACGCGCTGAAACGTTCCATAATTAACTTTTTCAGAAACGACGCCACTTCCGATACCTATCACGAAGAAGACGGTATTTCTTTCGAATTTAAAGTATACCAGAATATAAGGAAATCCAACACTTCTATATAATTGATACACTGATGCCAACTCAGTGTATTGCTACTAGTGTTTACCATATCCTAAATAATCAGTTAACGTGCTGAAACTGTATTTTATCTTTACTAAGAAGCTGAAAATAAGCGTTATTTAAAGGAAAGAAAACACACGAGCATTAATCtgtaaaactgggtttaatgtatgtgcgcaaTTTTCTCAGGCTAGTAATGGAAGACACGGTAAGCTTTGATgaaacttttctttaaaatgaagtcTCGTGTTAACGAAACCCGTTTTCAAGCGGAAAGCTTCGGCCATGATTAGACTtttcggactacacaggctaatctgggaggacactttctgcacaCACACTATAGTATGTATGATACATTCAGGTCGGTTTCGTAAAAGCGTGGATTTGATTGTGAGGCagagaaatataatatttcatttctgAACATAAACTATGCTATCATTGTTAAAATGTGTGCTTTGTACGTCAATATGTTGGTTTATACCTAAATGTATGCTGCGAAGTTGTTTGCGAATTGACAGACTATTGACACGTGCCTTCAAAAGCGTTCCACACGATAACAAAAAATTTTCTTTTAAACTCACcaatattattgtgtttgtttacgCAACTGTACGTTGATGTTTGTATGTCCATGTTTGGTCTGGTACATGTATAAGTATGTTGATTATTAAATATTAGATTGTTTCGGTGGTGTTGCTAATGATGATTGATGCCTGCTGATTCGGCTGACGGGTCATGGTATATACACCATGTACATTGTACGCGACCACAAGAAAACAGCATCATTCGCGTTGTGAAAATTCAAAGACTAACTACTTCACATTGTCTAAAAAGACAACCAAACACAATTCACTTATAATGTATATGGTAAATAATCTTTCGTGCTTTAAAGTCGTTTTTGTATGACTTGTCTCAAAATATATTCCTGGAGAGTTATCCGAACATGAAATCGAATGCGTTGGATCTGAATGAGTACTTGGATCCAGAACATACACACACGGCTGTAAATCACGGGTGCCACCTCTTTTTAGATGTATAAATAACGACCAAATGCTACGTTCGCGTTTACGCTAGGTACCTGTAGTTTTTAAATACACTAATAATTCTACAGAAAAAGTTGGTTACATATAGATaatcaacatatttcgcataagTTTAGAAATCGGCCGATGAAGTACGAATCAGTGAAGATTTGTTTAACCTTAACTTTACAGAACCAAACATTGCAACCAACGCTGAAATTTGATGCCCTTTATAAGTTGCAACATTGTTGAGTTTTTATAAGTACATTAATATTTTGTTCTGGGCAACTAGCACATTGAAATCTAATTAGATCCGGTTTCGTCCTTCATGTACGTTGGAGAATCCCCACAGTCTAACAGACACTCCAGTGGCCTGCAGCCGGGGGATATAGTTGTCATGTTGCCACCTAGACTCATGGCATAATTAGTAGagatagttatgtttaaggttaATGGTTTCAATCTTGATGTTTTTCACGAACGCGAACATCAATAGGTTATTAATATCAAAAcagaacataataaatatttcagaCAATGTTTACAACTTGAATGCATGTTGGTTTCTTTGTTCGTTTCGGATCACTCTGTGAACGTTTTTCTCAATCAATGAATATAATTTTCATATAAGCAATCGCTAGCAATACcaaaaaacatagataaaatttcGTTGTCTTTAGTATTAACGTAAAACATGTCATGcctaaaagtatatttttattgttgttgggCATTTATAATCGCTATTTGGGTACAGTTGATTTGGCGATACGTGCGTTTTTGaagaataatttaattttaacgcaatttgaagaaaaaaaaacattttaatacatcACATACATTGAATCTGAGgttcaataaaacaaacataagaatttgttttatgaaattcaatgacaaggtgtatacatgtttattttttaaacttgctTTTAACAAGTATGACTTGATCAATTAAATTGGcatgaaatgaaaacatatgtTGTCGAGTATTTTGATGACGTACTTTCTGGTAATCTTCTGgtgatatttttgtgttttaaaaatcaatatatgtttttatcCAGTAGTTGCGATAACTTTGAAACATAACGTCAAATATGTGATCCTAAAGTGTATTTAACCCATAACGCGTTGCATTGACTGTTGACAGGCGGTTAATCAAGCTTTGGTCAATTTGCGTTATGCTTATTGTGATATAGTATGCATCGTActgtattctagaaacaatatgtctatggcgtaagggtgtattctagaaacaatatgtctatggcgtaagggtgtattctagaaacaatatgtctatggcgtaagggtgtattctagaaacaatatgtctctggcgtaagggtgtattctagaaacaatatgtctatggcgtaagggtgtattctagaaacaatatgtctatggcgtaagggtgtattctagaaacaatatgtctatggcgtaagggtgtattctagaaacaatatgtctatggcgtaagggtgtattctagaaacaatatgtctatggcgtaagggtgtattctagaaacaatatgtctatggcgtaagggtgtattctagaaacaatatgtctatggcgtaagggatgtattctagaaacaatatgtctatggcgtaagggtgtattctagaaacaatatgtctatggcgtaagggtgtattctagaaacaatatgtctatggcgtaagggtgtattctagaaacaatatgtctatggcgtaagggtgtattctagaaacaatatgtctatggcgtaagggtgtattctagaaacaatatgtctatggcgtaagggtgtattctagaaacaatatgtctatggcgtaagggtgtattctagaaacaatatgtctatggcgtaagggtgtattctagaaacaatatgtctatggcgtaagggtgtattctagaaacaatatgtctatggcgtaagggaTGTTCAAAAGAATTGCTCTCAAAACAATTATTAAGCATGTGCTTTAGTCAACTTAATGTTATTCTACCTGCACATAGGCAGACAGAACAAAGGTTTGCGTCCACGTCAATGCAGCTCCGAATGTCAGGGCAATCGCTCGAGAACGGAGGACACACTggtcataaaaaaaatcaaaatgtcaaGTAATTTGCGTTGAAAATTCCGCTCAACGCAATCGTTcagatattaatat carries:
- the LOC127867104 gene encoding dihydrofolate reductase-like isoform X19, which codes for MDIMEQNVSTTNGIITFNMMAAMCHNNRGIGYQGDLPWPKLKADFEYYLKTTSTHKKDSSLMIVHVHGRKSWAGCTDFQASYGGVYHIVCSQSRDPSIKTHPNLLTVAGSVPEALEYIADLNRNGKLDSVWIMGGAGIYQECLSHPLCGRIYLTHVYKDFPSDTFFPPFDDDFREVK
- the LOC127867104 gene encoding dihydrofolate reductase-like isoform X15, producing MDIMEQNVSTTNGIITFNMMAAMCHNNRGIGYQGDLPWPKLKADFEYYLKTTSTHKKDSSLMIVHVHGRKSWAGCTDFQASYGGVYHIVCSQSRDPSIKTHPNLLTVAGSVPEALEYIADLNRNGKLDSVWIMGGAGIYQECLSHPLCGRIYLTHVYKDFPSDTFFPPFDDDFREKRRHFRYLSRRRRYFFRI
- the LOC127867104 gene encoding dihydrofolate reductase-like isoform X9 is translated as MDIMEQNVSTTNGIITFNMMAAMCHNNRGIGYQGDLPWPKLKADFEYYLKTTSTHKKDSSLMIVHVHGRKSWAGCTDFQASYGGVYHIVCSQSRDPSIKTHPNLLTVAGSVPEALEYIADLNRNGKLDSVWIMGGAGIYQECLSHPLCGRIYLTHVYKDFPSDTFFPPFDDDFREVKNDATSDTYHEEDGISFEFKVYQNIRKSNTSI
- the LOC127867104 gene encoding dihydrofolate reductase-like isoform X20 — encoded protein: MDIMEQNVSTTNGIITFNMMAAMCHNNRGIGYQGDLPWPKLKADFEYYLKTTSTHKKDSSLMIVHVHGRKSWAGCTDFQASYGGVYHIVCSQSRDPSIKTHPNLLTVAGSVPEALEYIADLNRNGKLDSVWIMGGAGIYQECLSHPLCGRIYLTHVYKDFPSDTFFPPFDDDFREVK
- the LOC127867104 gene encoding dihydrofolate reductase-like isoform X16, producing MDIMEQNVSTTNGIITFNMMAAMCHNNRGIGYQGDLPWPKLKADFEYYLKTTSTHKKDSSLMIVHVHGRKSWAGCTDFQASYGGVYHIVCSQSRDPSIKTHPNLLTVAGSVPEALEYIADLNRNGKLDSVWIMGGAGIYQECLSHPLCGRIYLTHVYKDFPSDTFFPPFDDDFREKRRHFRYLSRRRRYFFRI